Proteins co-encoded in one Lates calcarifer isolate ASB-BC8 linkage group LG17, TLL_Latcal_v3, whole genome shotgun sequence genomic window:
- the npl gene encoding N-acetylneuraminate lyase isoform X1 — protein sequence MSIMAPASDKNLTGLVAATFTPFTSEGEINLSEIGPYIDYLTEKQGVNSVFVNGTTGESMSLSVAERKILAEAWCQKAKGKLDQVIVHVGCMSLKDSQELARHAEQIGADGIAAIAPSFFKPSTADTLRTFLYEVTSVAPTVPFYYYHLPDFTGVKVLGRDVLEGIEKLIPSFRGLKFTGNDLMDFGQCVSHSQPHWSVLYGVDEQLLAALVMGAQGAVGSTYNYMGCHVNKLISAFEKGDLNQARAIQFKMQELISYAKKLGFDLGVNKQLMNELSGLSLGPPRLPVMPCPYTHALSIAQKYHSIFPEC from the exons ATGTCAATCATGGCTCCTGCATCCGATAAAAATCTAACAGGACTTGTTGCAGCTACATTTACCCCATTCACCTCAGAAGG TGAAATCAACCTATCAGAGATTGGACCTTATATTGACTACTTGACAGAGAAGCAAGGTGTAAATAGCGTATTTG TGAATGGCACCACCGGAGAGAGCATGTCTCTCAGTGTGGCAGAGAGGAAGATCCTGGCTGAGGCGTGGTGTCAGAAAGCAAAGGGAAA ATTGGATCAGGTGATCGTGCATGTCGGCTGCATGAGTCTGAAAGATTCCCAAGAACTG GCTCGCCATGCAGAACAGATCGGGGCTGATGGGATAGCAGCCATTGCCCCCTCTTTCTTCAAGCCCAGCACTGCAG ACACACTGAGGACGTTCCTCTATGAAGTGACTTCAGTTGCTCCAACTGTGCCCTTCTATTATTATCATCTTCCAGATTTCACCGGTGTTAAAG TACTGGGGAGGGATGTGTTGGAAGGTATTGAGAAGCTCATTCCCTCCTTCAGAGGACTGAAGTTCACTGGCAATGACCTGATGGACTTTGGCCAGTGTGTCAGCCACAGTCAACCCCACTGGTCAGTCCTCTACGGCGTGGACGAG CAACTGCTTGCAGCACTGGTTATGGGAGCCCAGGGAGCAGTTGGCAG CACATACAATTATATGGGATGTCATGTCAACAAGCTCATATCAGCATTCGAGAAAGGTGACCTTAACCAAGCCAGAGCAATACAG ttcaAGATGCAAGAGCTTATCAGCTATGCCAAGAAACTTG gttttgatctggGAGTGAACAAGCAGCTGATGAATGAGTTGTCAGGCTTGAGTCTGGGGCCCCCTCGACTCCCCGTGATGCCGTGTCCTTATACCCACGCTCTGTCTATTGCACAGAAATATCACAGCATATTTCCTGAATGCTGA
- the npl gene encoding N-acetylneuraminate lyase isoform X2 — protein MSLSVAERKILAEAWCQKAKGKLDQVIVHVGCMSLKDSQELARHAEQIGADGIAAIAPSFFKPSTADTLRTFLYEVTSVAPTVPFYYYHLPDFTGVKVLGRDVLEGIEKLIPSFRGLKFTGNDLMDFGQCVSHSQPHWSVLYGVDEQLLAALVMGAQGAVGSTYNYMGCHVNKLISAFEKGDLNQARAIQFKMQELISYAKKLGFDLGVNKQLMNELSGLSLGPPRLPVMPCPYTHALSIAQKYHSIFPEC, from the exons ATGTCTCTCAGTGTGGCAGAGAGGAAGATCCTGGCTGAGGCGTGGTGTCAGAAAGCAAAGGGAAA ATTGGATCAGGTGATCGTGCATGTCGGCTGCATGAGTCTGAAAGATTCCCAAGAACTG GCTCGCCATGCAGAACAGATCGGGGCTGATGGGATAGCAGCCATTGCCCCCTCTTTCTTCAAGCCCAGCACTGCAG ACACACTGAGGACGTTCCTCTATGAAGTGACTTCAGTTGCTCCAACTGTGCCCTTCTATTATTATCATCTTCCAGATTTCACCGGTGTTAAAG TACTGGGGAGGGATGTGTTGGAAGGTATTGAGAAGCTCATTCCCTCCTTCAGAGGACTGAAGTTCACTGGCAATGACCTGATGGACTTTGGCCAGTGTGTCAGCCACAGTCAACCCCACTGGTCAGTCCTCTACGGCGTGGACGAG CAACTGCTTGCAGCACTGGTTATGGGAGCCCAGGGAGCAGTTGGCAG CACATACAATTATATGGGATGTCATGTCAACAAGCTCATATCAGCATTCGAGAAAGGTGACCTTAACCAAGCCAGAGCAATACAG ttcaAGATGCAAGAGCTTATCAGCTATGCCAAGAAACTTG gttttgatctggGAGTGAACAAGCAGCTGATGAATGAGTTGTCAGGCTTGAGTCTGGGGCCCCCTCGACTCCCCGTGATGCCGTGTCCTTATACCCACGCTCTGTCTATTGCACAGAAATATCACAGCATATTTCCTGAATGCTGA